DNA sequence from the Rattus rattus isolate New Zealand chromosome 2, Rrattus_CSIRO_v1, whole genome shotgun sequence genome:
AGATGCTGAAAATTCTCAGACcgtggaaggaaagaactcagCATCGGTGGGGAGAGTTGGGGTACCTAGCCTTCAACTCCTGTTTGAATTGGCGGTAAAGAATCTTATTGCGCTGGTTTTCAGCCTCCTTTTGGGGGTGAAACTTCAATGCCTCCTTGAATCCTTTATGAACCAGAAAACCTTCGTTCAGCACCTCAAAATTAAACCCTGCCATGTGCAGTTCACaagcctggagagatggaggagagcagagggaagagagggagagagacagagagagatcataATAATTTAATCATAATAACAATGATATCCCCAGGGCCCAAATGATCATCCTTAAAGTGTCGCTCCACCCTCCTCAATTCTACACCATCCATTTTCTTGCTTCATTGCCTCTTTCCCACCAATGGCCACTCCATCCCTGACATATCTCCAGTTCCAGTCCCACATGCCCTCTCCTTTTTAAGTACCTGGCTGATTCGATTGAAACCATACTGCCGAAAGCGTTCATCAAATGTGGGCACCTTTCCTCCAGCCACGTAAAACGGTTCCCAGGGGTCCCTCCAGGGCACCACGTAGGCAGGTCTCAGCAAACTCTCTTCTGGCAGGTTGACCCAGCGGGAGTAGTTGGTGGGCGCATGGCAAGGCGTGCACAGCCCATAATAGAAGGGCCGGACTTCGCCCACCTGATAGAGCTGCACTAGCTCGTTCTTGTTCATCGGCATCCGGCGGGCTCGGCGGATTTCAAATGCAGGCACCACCAGGGCTGTGCCATCCCAGTGGTTACTCTGATCCAACATTTCCCTTAGGCTTCTCCACAGCCCTTCGCTAGGCACCATGTCCACATCGATCACCAGGGCATAATTGGCTTCTTCTCGAGCCAGATTCCTTAACAGGTTATTGGGATAGGAAATGTTGGTCCCCAGTGCATAATTAATCCCGGGTTGGGCCACCCTGGCTAGCTTGTCAAAGACCTCTTGACAGGACCGCAGCAGGGCAAACTCCCCAGGCTCTCGGGGGTCGGGCACAGCGGCCTCATAACGCGAGGGGCACACGAGGTGCATGGCGACCCTGGCACGCATCTCCGGGCAGTGGCTGCTCAGCGCGTAGGCCAGCACCGTGGCCAGCTGCGCCTCTTCTCTGGTGGCCGCGAACACTGAAACGGACAGCGGACCCTCCCAGCGCTCCAGAAGTCCGGACAGGTGCAGTAGGTTGTCTACGCTGGCATGCGTGGCCAAGATGACATCGTTGGGGTCCATGGTGGTCTTCAGTAGACCCCTGTAGACGCGATAATCGCCGCTGGCATCCAGAACGCCTCCGGAGGCCAGTGCGGTGCGGAGTTGAGACTTTACCTGGTCTACGGATCGCGGAGACGGCGGGAAGAACTCGAAATACTGTTCTTGCTCCTCCTGGCCGTGCAGACCGGAGAGCAGCGATAGGTAGAGCAGCTGCAGCATTGCCACCAACATGAGCGCGGCCAGCAGCAGCTGGTAGAAGGCGCATCGGATGGCGTAGGACATTTGCATGGCTCTCGGGGATCCCGGCGAGAAGCAGGGACCACCGGGCCGTAACCTCTGCCAGCCACCGCAAGCCCGGATTTACCGCAGCCTCCCGAGCGCCGCCGAGGCCAGCCGAGGCCAGCCGAGCCCTACGCGCAGCACCGCCCACCATCCGCTTGCCTCCATGTAGGCGCTTGCCAGCTCGCCCTCTGTGAGAGAGGAGGAGCTACTGCAGCAGTGGTTGTTCGGCGCGCGCTTTGCAAACGCTGAACCTAGCCGCGGTCTCGGAGCGCGGCCGGGGACCCCTGGACGCGTTTCTCTCCCTGGGGAGCTGGATTTAGACCCCCCTCAACCCTAGCTCATCCTGAAATTTCGGTGCGCTCGCCCGACCGcgggggaaaaaaaccctggcAGAGCTTGTGCATCACTGGCGTGATGACGCAGTTCTCGGTTGAAGCCTTtgtagaggaaatttaaaaaactctttgttactgtttctttttctgaactTTTCCGGGTGAGTACCGGAGTTATGAATGTAAACGTGGAGGTGCGCAGGAGATGGGAGATATAGGAATGTGGAAAGGATCATCCTATGTGGGACGAGGTGGCCGAGTGGTTAAGGCGATGGACTGCTAATCCATTGTGCTTTGCACGCGTGGGTTCGAATCCCATCCTCGTCGGTCCTGTTTTATAGGGAGAAGGCTTCTTAATTTTCTACACTCTGCCTGTTGTGAGCAGCGAAGTGAAGAAACCCGGGGTCTCTTCTCCAAACTGTTTGCCCACAGCTTACGTTTCCAGACGGTTTATACTACAACTCTCAGAACGTGTATGGTGTTAAGGttcaacttttttttcctcttctaagtaCAGCGTAGGAGTAGCTGCCTCTAAGATTAGTACTCGGATTTTGACCAGCAGCACCTCACCTGATGTTCTCTGCAGGGGTGTGATTGTTTAAATCATTGCTGTTTCCTCTCGCTTCCTCCAGGGTGTAAACATCTTATTTACACACTCCTTGACCCATCGCATGCACTGAGATAGAAGGCTTCGAATAATCCTACAGAAGCCACTGTATACTGAAGGCACTTAGTGTGTGTGGATGAATGGAAACCGTTAGCAGAAGTGTGGGGGAAGGGCGGGTACTTCCACTGCTTCATCAACTGACTTAAAAAATACCGAACACAGCTCTAGGGCACACCAGGAAGGGCACTAAGTGGCAGAGTTGGATTGGGTGAGTGGGTGGCTTCCACAGGCTGTAGGGTCCTAAAGATTCAGGATATCTCTGTTTCACAGATGGATACAGTACTCCTTAGGGGGCCAGCTCTCTGCCAAGGCTGTGATAGGCACTGCTATAGGGAGCCCGCCACATACAGGTCCTTTTCACTGAAGACAGGCGTCAGGAGTGGAGAGGTTCAGAACTTTCAGCCCTGGTTTTTTAGACACGGGACTCAGAAACCAGACTTGCTGCACTGTGAgaactttggtttggtttggtcatagttttttgagacagggtttctccatgtggccctggctgtcctggcattcactctgtagaccagactggccccatagtcagaaatccacctgcctctgcttcctaagtgcccGAGTGCCggggttaaaggcatgagccggggttggggatttagttcagtgtctgtagagcgcttgcctagcaagggcaaggccctgggttcggtccccagctcaaaaaaaaaaaaaaaaaaaaaaaaaaaaaaaaggcatgagccatcatcaccagcctttcttttgttttgttttttaacaacctggtcaataattaataaaaataacaatctaTACTGGGTCGTAGTGGGGCacacactagggaggcagaggcggttAGATTCTAGTCCTGGTcaacagagctagttccaggacagccagggctacacagagaaatcctggggaccgggggtgggggtggggtggggggcagtgggggtagggggtgggagggattggAGGGGCGTATCTTCCCtcactttttttcttactgaTATATAGCTCattaattctgtttttaatattttccttcacAAACAGAACTCTTAGAATAATAGACttcacaaaataaattatattaaaataaatattttatatga
Encoded proteins:
- the B4gat1 gene encoding beta-1,4-glucuronyltransferase 1, with amino-acid sequence MQMSYAIRCAFYQLLLAALMLVAMLQLLYLSLLSGLHGQEEQEQYFEFFPPSPRSVDQVKSQLRTALASGGVLDASGDYRVYRGLLKTTMDPNDVILATHASVDNLLHLSGLLERWEGPLSVSVFAATREEAQLATVLAYALSSHCPEMRARVAMHLVCPSRYEAAVPDPREPGEFALLRSCQEVFDKLARVAQPGINYALGTNISYPNNLLRNLAREEANYALVIDVDMVPSEGLWRSLREMLDQSNHWDGTALVVPAFEIRRARRMPMNKNELVQLYQVGEVRPFYYGLCTPCHAPTNYSRWVNLPEESLLRPAYVVPWRDPWEPFYVAGGKVPTFDERFRQYGFNRISQACELHMAGFNFEVLNEGFLVHKGFKEALKFHPQKEAENQRNKILYRQFKQELKARYPNSPHRC